From the genome of Segatella hominis, one region includes:
- a CDS encoding lipocalin-like domain-containing protein — protein MKGLLFSVSGYATQTTNGVSLLFESKKLLTLVQTLTALSGNSTLGTIGNITKNYDGVRVGFEMSK, from the coding sequence ATGAAGGGACTCCTGTTCAGCGTTTCCGGCTATGCTACCCAGACAACCAATGGTGTCAGCCTTCTCTTTGAATCCAAGAAACTCCTTACCTTGGTTCAGACATTGACTGCTCTCAGCGGTAATTCTACACTTGGCACTATCGGCAATATCACCAAGAACTATGATGGCGTACGTGTAGGCTTTGAGATGAGTAAGTAA